Proteins encoded by one window of Nicotiana tabacum cultivar K326 chromosome 10, ASM71507v2, whole genome shotgun sequence:
- the LOC107789719 gene encoding protein trichome birefringence-like 3: MGWPKYARGKLSLPVITGIFCTLAFIALLYTERISTFSSGSLFGVKSCPRRNVAKFKKHHTGDRELKSSPLDNPTDDRFEFDPEECSLNNGKWVFNTSIKPLYTDRTCPYVDRQYSCTKNGRNDSDYLHWEWQPDDCILPRFDPKIALRKIQGKRIMFVGDSIQRNMWESFVCLVQSVIPEGQKSMKQGRVHSAFTAKEYNATIEFYWAPFLVESNTDIHIKVDPKQRIIKVDSISERAKQWLGVDILVFNTYVWWMSGLKAKALWGEFANGEEGYEEFDTAISYKLALRTWANWIDSTIDTNKTRVFFTAMSPTHQRNEDWGNMKGIKCFNETRPVMKKGHWGVGSNIEMMKAVAGVIGRMKVHVTVLNITQLSEHRIDGHASVYGELGGKLLTDKQKADPLNFADCIHWCLPGVPDTWNRMLFAYL; this comes from the exons ATGGGATGGCCAAAATATGCTAGAGGAAAGCTATCTTTGCCTGTAATTACAGGAATTTTCTGTACATTAGCATTTATTGCTTTATTGTACACTGAAAGGATTAGCACTTTCTCTTCTGGCTCTCTTTTTGGGGTTAAATCTTGTCCTAGACGAAATGTTGCAAAGTTTAAAAAACATCATACAG GTGATCGAGAATTGAAGAGCAGTCCACTAGATAATCCAACGGACGATAGGTTCGAGTTTGATCCCGAGGAATGCAGCCTGAATAATGGAAAATGGGTGTTTAACACTTCGATTAAGCCATTGTACACAGATAGAACTTGTCCATATGTTGACAGACAATATTCTTGTACTAAGAATGGTCGAAACGATTCGGATTATCTTCACTGGGAATGGCAGCCTGATGACTGCATCTTGCCAAG GTTTGATCCTAAGATTGCCCTGagaaaaattcaaggaaagaggATAATGTTTGTAGGAGACTCAATACAAAGAAATATGTGGGAATCTTTTGTGTGTTTGGTTCAATCTGTGATCCCAGAAGGACAGAAGTCTATGAAACAAGGTCGTGTTCACTCTGCCTTCACAGCTAAG GAATATAATGCCACAATTGAGTTCTACTGGGCACCATTCTTGGTGGAGTCTAATACAGATATTCACATAAAAGTCGATCCAAAGCAGAGAATAATCAAAGTGGATTCAATCAGTGAACGCGCCAAACAGTGGTTAGGAGTAGATATCCTTGTTTTCAACACTTATGTTTGGTGGATGAGTGGCCTTAAGGCCAAGGCACT ATGGGGAGAATTTGCAAATGGAGAAGAAGGATATGAAGAATTTGATACAGCAATATCTTACAAGCTGGCATTGAGAACATGGGCAAATTGGATTGATTCAACCATTGATACTAACAAAACAAGGGTGTTCTTTACTGCCATGTCCCCTACGCACCAAAG AAATGAAGATTGGGGTAACATGAAAGGTATAAAGTGTTTCAACGAGACAAGACCGGTGATGAAGAAGGGGCATTGGGGAGTCGGTTCGAACATCGAGATGATGAAGGCAGTGGCTGGTGTAATAGGGAGAATGAAAGTTCATGTTACTGTTCTTAACATAACACAATTATCCGAGCACAGAATTGATGGACATGCATCAGTTTATGGTGAATTAGGAGGCAAATTGTTAACTGATAAACAGAAAGCAGATCCATTGAATTTTGCAGATTGTATACATTGGTGTTTGCCTGGAGTTCCTGACACTTGGAATAGAATGCTTTTTGCATATTTGTAG
- the LOC107789718 gene encoding protein SCO1 homolog 1, mitochondrial isoform X1 yields MAKAISRNQQIRYFLYHSISSTKPSFHSLSNALSRTKPLPLSPLVGLRNLGLQAMRSGRLGSGLNCYRFLCTSNSVNQSSSGSSGSSSGANSGKSESSGGSQKTSEQGKSIRGSPVSWMSFFLLVCTGAGLVYYYDREKKRHIEDITTASTSVKQGPSAGKAAIGGPFSLIDHNGKPVTEKDFFGKWTVVYFGFTHCPDICPDELQKLAAAVDKIKEKSGIQVIPVFISVDPERDTVEQVHEYVKEFHPNLIGLTGTPEEIKKTARAYRVYYMKTEEEGSDYLVDHSIVMYLMDPKMEFVKFFGKNNDVDMLTDGIINEIKQYNRVKA; encoded by the exons ATGGCGAAAGCAATATCaagaaatcaacaaattcgctaTTTTCTGTATCACTCCATTTCTTCAACAAAACCTTCATTTCACAGCCTTTCAAATGCTCTCTCCCGCACCAAACCCCTACCCCTTTCTCCATTA GTGGGGTTGCGGAATCTTGGATTACAGGCTATGCGTTCGGGTCGATTGGGGAGTGGATTGAATTGTTACAGGTTTCTTTGCACCTCTAATTCTGTTAATCAATCAAGTTCTGGGTCCAGTGGATCCTCCTCTGGAGCTAATTCTGGAAAGAGTGAAAGTTCTGGTGGTTCTCAGAAGACTTCTGAACAGGGAAAGTCTATTCGGGGCAGT CCTGTGTCATGGATGAGCTTCTTTCTGCTTGTTTGCACTGGAGCAGGATTGGTTTACTATTATGACAGGGAAAAGAAACGGCATATTGAAG ATATCACCACTGCCTCAACTTCCGTAAAGCAAGGACCTTCTGCGGGAAAAGCAGCCATTGGTGGTCCATTTAGTCTCATTGACCATAACGGAAAACCAGTAACTGAGAAAGACTTCTTTGGCAAGTGGACTGTTGTATATTTTGGTTTCACTCACTGTCCAGATATATGCCCAGATGAGCTACAAAAACTCGCTGCTGCAGTTGATAAAATTA AAGAGAAGTCAGGAATTCAAGTAATACCTGTGTTTATCTCAGTTGATCCTGAAAGAGATACGGTTGAGCAAGTACATGAATATGTTAAAG AGTTTCACCCAAACTTGATTGGCCTCACTGGTACCCCAGAAGAGATAAAGAAAACGGCACGTGCTTATCGGGTTTACTATATGAAGACAGAAGAAGAAGGCTCAGATTACCTTGTTGATCACTCAATAGTCAT GTATCTTATGGATCCTAAGATGGAATTTGTGAAGTTTTTCGGAAAGAATAATGACGTCGACATGCTTACTGATGGCATAATTAATGAGATAAAGCAATACAATCGAGTCAAGGCATAA
- the LOC107789718 gene encoding protein SCO1 homolog 1, mitochondrial isoform X2, with protein MAKAISRNQQIRYFLYHSISSTKPSFHSLSNALSRTKPLPLSPLVGLRNLGLQAMRSGRLGSGLNCYRFLCTSNSVNQSSSGSSGSSSGANSGKSESSGGSQKTSEQGKSIRGSPVSWMSFFLLVCTGAGLVYYYDREKKRHIEDITTASTSVKQGPSAGKAAIGGPFSLIDHNGKPVTEKDFFEEKSGIQVIPVFISVDPERDTVEQVHEYVKEFHPNLIGLTGTPEEIKKTARAYRVYYMKTEEEGSDYLVDHSIVMYLMDPKMEFVKFFGKNNDVDMLTDGIINEIKQYNRVKA; from the exons ATGGCGAAAGCAATATCaagaaatcaacaaattcgctaTTTTCTGTATCACTCCATTTCTTCAACAAAACCTTCATTTCACAGCCTTTCAAATGCTCTCTCCCGCACCAAACCCCTACCCCTTTCTCCATTA GTGGGGTTGCGGAATCTTGGATTACAGGCTATGCGTTCGGGTCGATTGGGGAGTGGATTGAATTGTTACAGGTTTCTTTGCACCTCTAATTCTGTTAATCAATCAAGTTCTGGGTCCAGTGGATCCTCCTCTGGAGCTAATTCTGGAAAGAGTGAAAGTTCTGGTGGTTCTCAGAAGACTTCTGAACAGGGAAAGTCTATTCGGGGCAGT CCTGTGTCATGGATGAGCTTCTTTCTGCTTGTTTGCACTGGAGCAGGATTGGTTTACTATTATGACAGGGAAAAGAAACGGCATATTGAAG ATATCACCACTGCCTCAACTTCCGTAAAGCAAGGACCTTCTGCGGGAAAAGCAGCCATTGGTGGTCCATTTAGTCTCATTGACCATAACGGAAAACCAGTAACTGAGAAAGACTTCTTTG AAGAGAAGTCAGGAATTCAAGTAATACCTGTGTTTATCTCAGTTGATCCTGAAAGAGATACGGTTGAGCAAGTACATGAATATGTTAAAG AGTTTCACCCAAACTTGATTGGCCTCACTGGTACCCCAGAAGAGATAAAGAAAACGGCACGTGCTTATCGGGTTTACTATATGAAGACAGAAGAAGAAGGCTCAGATTACCTTGTTGATCACTCAATAGTCAT GTATCTTATGGATCCTAAGATGGAATTTGTGAAGTTTTTCGGAAAGAATAATGACGTCGACATGCTTACTGATGGCATAATTAATGAGATAAAGCAATACAATCGAGTCAAGGCATAA